The Terriglobus tenax genome contains a region encoding:
- a CDS encoding lipopolysaccharide biosynthesis protein, translating into MWSRGASKIAGALLQGLAIPLVYHALGPHDYALFLLLSAILSTITLTQLGAGPALSQSIAKSNAEEDHSAEASAFASALIFAMVISLFAGIGVLAVTRFIPVGSLFGASFSVDQDVVVHTGAYVALIVVFLGMMGVIDSALSGYQEQVQTNFGVCGSYLASALVLFVISRHHVTIVQVLLTLYLLPGAGRLINLVMLLWRRPYLAGGFSKINKRTMKHIVHTGTAFWIIQASAVIEQHGGTYVMARFATPEMTAIFGVVYRAVDLVASVVGIVTQPLWPAFTDAAARQDSGWIHRTTQKVRRSLMGVASLLALALITCGAWGIKHIWHVDLDSQSSLIYVLGAYLVCNVWTHLHYVILMGLDRVWSIASLLITENIIMIGCGVLLVPRFHETGMAAAYLIASIALPAWLLPKLLDASLKTHPSS; encoded by the coding sequence ATGTGGAGCCGCGGCGCCAGCAAGATAGCTGGCGCTCTCTTGCAGGGACTAGCCATACCGCTTGTTTACCATGCTCTTGGGCCGCATGATTATGCGCTGTTCCTGCTTCTGTCCGCAATTTTATCGACCATTACGCTCACTCAGTTGGGTGCTGGTCCCGCGCTTTCACAGTCAATCGCTAAATCGAATGCTGAAGAAGATCACAGTGCTGAAGCCAGTGCTTTTGCCTCGGCCCTGATCTTTGCCATGGTGATCTCCCTGTTCGCAGGAATCGGGGTGCTTGCGGTGACCCGGTTCATTCCGGTGGGTAGCCTGTTCGGAGCATCGTTCTCGGTCGATCAGGACGTAGTCGTGCATACCGGGGCTTACGTCGCTCTGATTGTCGTTTTCCTGGGAATGATGGGCGTAATCGATTCCGCGCTCAGCGGATACCAAGAGCAGGTTCAAACCAACTTCGGCGTGTGCGGAAGCTATCTGGCCAGTGCGCTTGTACTCTTCGTTATCTCCAGACATCACGTCACGATTGTGCAGGTCTTGTTGACGCTGTATTTGCTTCCCGGTGCTGGCCGTCTCATCAATTTGGTGATGTTACTTTGGCGACGGCCATACCTTGCAGGCGGCTTTTCCAAAATCAACAAGAGGACGATGAAGCATATCGTTCATACGGGAACGGCATTCTGGATCATTCAGGCCTCTGCTGTGATTGAGCAGCACGGAGGCACCTATGTCATGGCAAGATTCGCTACCCCTGAGATGACGGCTATTTTCGGGGTGGTCTATCGTGCGGTAGACCTTGTGGCTTCTGTGGTTGGAATCGTGACTCAGCCGCTGTGGCCTGCTTTTACTGATGCTGCTGCACGGCAGGACAGCGGATGGATACATAGAACAACACAAAAAGTTCGACGTTCTTTGATGGGGGTAGCATCTCTTCTTGCACTTGCGCTGATTACATGCGGAGCATGGGGAATAAAGCATATATGGCATGTAGATCTTGATAGCCAAAGCTCACTAATCTACGTTCTGGGAGCCTACCTCGTATGCAATGTATGGACGCACCTGCATTACGTGATTTTGATGGGCCTGGATCGGGTATGGAGTATAGCTTCGCTGCTGATAACCGAGAACATTATCATGATCGGCTGCGGAGTTTTGCTAGTTCCTAGATTCCATGAAACCGGCATGGCTGCGGCCTACCTTATTGCAAGCATTGCATTGCCCGCATGGCTTTTGCCAAAGCTGCTGGATGCCAGCCTCAAAACACATCCCTCTTCGTGA
- a CDS encoding WD40/YVTN/BNR-like repeat-containing protein: MRLPLLLALVTATASAQFTLQPSNSTESFRGIHAVNDQIAWASGTGGTVLRTVDGGEHWLACAIPPDAEKLDFRGVQAFDEKTAIVMSSGKGDASRLYKTTDGCKTWKLVFTNPDKDGFWDALQFLSISNVTNHALAVQYARGVLLGDPVNGEFAIFQTGDGGDHWIRRTALKRGKESRCRIDTFAAAQGESLFAASNQSLVYPHPYLFFFVTGGSKARLAYVDHFDLDFSFCHESAKYVDLPLGDGSNSSGSFAVATKGRFAAPLEVMAVGGDYKKPDATEKNAVLLRPRGSVHSLFPHKVEMITPTTPPHGYRSSVAWSEDLKAFLTVGPNGTDVSYDNGSTWKPVGTDPEKSNNWNALSLPFAVGPKGRIGKLDRSAFP, encoded by the coding sequence ATGCGCCTTCCACTCCTGCTCGCACTGGTTACAGCAACGGCCTCTGCCCAGTTCACTCTGCAGCCGTCCAACTCGACGGAAAGCTTTCGCGGTATTCATGCCGTGAATGACCAGATCGCCTGGGCCTCCGGCACCGGAGGCACTGTCTTGCGTACGGTGGACGGCGGCGAGCACTGGCTGGCCTGCGCCATTCCGCCAGATGCAGAGAAGCTGGATTTTCGCGGGGTTCAGGCCTTCGACGAGAAGACAGCGATTGTGATGTCGAGCGGCAAGGGCGATGCTTCGCGTCTGTATAAGACGACGGATGGCTGCAAGACATGGAAGCTGGTGTTTACCAATCCGGATAAGGATGGTTTCTGGGACGCACTGCAGTTTCTCTCCATCAGCAACGTGACAAACCATGCATTGGCTGTGCAGTACGCACGGGGCGTACTGCTTGGCGATCCAGTCAATGGAGAGTTTGCCATCTTTCAGACGGGCGACGGAGGCGACCACTGGATACGAAGAACCGCGCTCAAGCGGGGAAAAGAGAGCCGTTGCCGGATTGACACCTTCGCAGCAGCCCAGGGAGAGTCGCTCTTCGCCGCCAGCAATCAATCCCTCGTCTACCCACACCCCTATTTGTTCTTCTTCGTTACGGGCGGATCGAAGGCGCGGTTGGCCTATGTCGATCACTTCGATCTTGATTTTTCCTTCTGCCACGAATCTGCAAAGTACGTTGATCTTCCACTGGGGGATGGCTCCAACTCCTCTGGATCGTTTGCTGTCGCGACCAAAGGTCGATTCGCCGCACCGCTGGAGGTGATGGCAGTCGGCGGGGACTATAAGAAACCAGATGCGACGGAGAAGAACGCGGTCCTTCTACGGCCACGGGGTTCGGTTCATTCCCTCTTCCCCCATAAGGTCGAGATGATAACGCCCACCACTCCTCCCCACGGCTACCGCAGTTCGGTTGCGTGGAGTGAAGACCTGAAAGCCTTTCTGACCGTTGGTCCCAATGGCACGGATGTCTCTTACGACAACGGCAGCACCTGGAAACCTGTAGGTACCGATCCGGAGAAGAGTAACAACTGGAACGCCCTTTCGCTGCCCTTTGCCGTTGGACCGAAGGGGCGTATCGGCAAGCTGGACCGCAGCGCTTTTCCGTAG
- a CDS encoding glycosyltransferase, producing the protein MTQAVEINPVDTSPLFSIVTINWNNRSGLARTARSIEAQSSRDFEWIIIDGGSNDGTVEDLPGYTQASFWMSEPDKGIADAWNKGIRRAKGRHLMLLNSGDTVDPECLAVLQKYVSDDRITCCHARLSTEAGDITGVFKARPESLWRGMHLPHNWAIVPLHFYDDQELGLYQLLPNSMDYEWFHRYYKRFGKTGFYVVDQVLGTYYLGGHSDAAFLKSFRSNKRIQRENGMSSFIATLLCWGYITKHWLVHRLIPQIKRSH; encoded by the coding sequence TTGACCCAAGCTGTTGAAATAAACCCAGTGGATACAAGTCCTCTATTTTCTATAGTGACGATTAACTGGAACAACAGAAGTGGCCTGGCAAGGACTGCGCGTAGCATCGAAGCCCAGAGTTCGCGCGATTTTGAATGGATCATAATCGATGGGGGCTCCAACGATGGAACCGTTGAAGATCTTCCTGGGTACACGCAAGCTTCTTTCTGGATGAGTGAACCGGACAAAGGTATCGCGGATGCGTGGAACAAAGGTATCCGTAGAGCCAAAGGCCGCCACCTGATGCTGCTAAATTCCGGCGATACGGTTGATCCTGAGTGTCTGGCTGTCCTGCAGAAGTATGTTTCCGATGACCGTATAACCTGTTGCCACGCTCGGCTCAGCACAGAAGCCGGTGACATCACTGGCGTCTTTAAGGCTCGCCCGGAGAGTCTGTGGCGCGGGATGCACCTGCCTCATAATTGGGCCATTGTCCCGCTTCATTTCTACGACGACCAGGAATTGGGACTGTACCAGTTACTCCCAAACAGCATGGACTACGAGTGGTTCCACCGGTATTACAAACGGTTTGGGAAAACAGGATTTTATGTGGTAGACCAGGTGCTGGGAACTTACTATTTGGGTGGCCACAGCGATGCAGCTTTTCTAAAGAGTTTTCGTTCCAACAAGAGAATTCAGCGTGAAAATGGAATGTCCAGTTTTATCGCAACGCTTTTGTGCTGGGGTTACATCACAAAGCACTGGCTCGTCCATCGTTTGATTCCACAGATCAAACGCTCTCACTAA
- a CDS encoding Wzz/FepE/Etk N-terminal domain-containing protein produces MVEPIASNLLNSSSRQISEEEKGIDLTTVSRRLWRHRLAIFCFASVSALLVLVLVFFLPNEFTAKVSFLPPPSSSSSGLASQLNSLGGMALLGGGVKTSGDVYAGLLKSSSVQGNLVDQFHLMTVYHTKTKTQAMVRLAKRTVIDVGLKDTIVTLSVTDNDRVRARDLANAYLDQLEALSTRLAITEGAQRRRFYEERLAAEKEALATADVELKKSEEKTGLVVPGSQAQMHFQTIANLRALITSRTTQLAALLQASTEQNMDVIRLRSEIASLNAQLGRLQQGGGADEDLTTKKVPEASLEYIRKQRDVRYHETMFEILARQYETARLDEAKEGPSPQIVDRAFTPELKSGPPRVIMVLSAFILGLLASAVYFHFKDRATAPVATVLFLAICLPYLLAPEHASALQKNVIDGSRHEAWATQYLYGE; encoded by the coding sequence ATGGTGGAGCCAATCGCAAGTAATTTGCTGAATTCCTCATCGCGGCAGATCTCTGAAGAAGAGAAGGGGATCGACCTTACCACGGTCTCAAGAAGGCTTTGGCGGCACAGGTTAGCCATCTTCTGTTTTGCGAGCGTCAGTGCCCTTCTTGTTCTTGTGTTGGTATTCTTTCTGCCCAATGAATTCACCGCTAAAGTCTCTTTCCTCCCCCCCCCCTCGTCATCGTCTTCCGGGCTGGCCAGCCAGCTTAATTCTCTTGGGGGAATGGCGTTACTGGGGGGTGGTGTAAAAACTTCAGGGGATGTGTATGCGGGGCTTTTAAAAAGCAGCTCGGTACAAGGCAATCTGGTGGACCAGTTCCACCTCATGACCGTGTATCACACCAAGACCAAAACTCAGGCCATGGTGCGGCTCGCTAAAAGAACCGTGATTGATGTGGGTTTGAAGGACACGATCGTAACTCTCAGCGTTACAGACAATGATCGTGTACGAGCTCGTGACCTGGCCAATGCCTACCTCGACCAGCTTGAGGCCCTTTCTACCAGGCTGGCCATCACGGAAGGTGCTCAGAGGCGCCGTTTCTACGAAGAGAGGCTTGCCGCGGAAAAAGAGGCACTTGCTACTGCGGACGTAGAGCTGAAAAAGAGCGAAGAAAAGACCGGGTTGGTCGTTCCTGGCAGCCAGGCTCAGATGCATTTCCAGACGATTGCCAATCTCCGGGCTCTCATCACGAGCCGTACAACACAGCTTGCGGCTCTTCTGCAGGCTTCGACCGAGCAGAATATGGATGTGATTCGGCTCCGTTCAGAGATTGCCAGTTTGAATGCTCAGCTTGGCCGTCTCCAGCAGGGCGGTGGAGCGGATGAGGATCTTACGACAAAGAAGGTCCCCGAGGCTTCTCTTGAATATATTCGGAAACAGAGAGACGTCCGATACCACGAGACGATGTTTGAGATACTCGCCCGGCAATATGAGACGGCCAGACTTGACGAAGCAAAAGAAGGCCCTTCTCCGCAGATTGTAGACCGCGCTTTTACTCCTGAACTCAAGTCGGGACCGCCACGTGTGATTATGGTTCTATCCGCTTTTATCTTGGGTCTCCTTGCATCAGCGGTGTACTTCCACTTCAAAGACCGCGCAACAGCTCCTGTGGCGACGGTCTTGTTTCTCGCAATCTGTCTGCCGTACCTGCTTGCCCCCGAACATGCCTCTGCTTTGCAGAAGAACGTCATTGACGGCTCGCGTCATGAAGCTTGGGCAACTCAATACCTTTACGGCGAATAG
- a CDS encoding glycosyltransferase family 4 protein produces MKNSSQEWTVSFLLPTLRVGGGVREAIKLAKDLQDRGCAVQIITMWSHPAEGAATGLPVLHLLPSMPTKAGAWKDLPRIAYLLRKHLRRRTGTANRRNILFATHFSTLPFLFFVANRTRYVFVQDLEWTFVARGWKQHLLKSAILFFYRYTSLVVANQYLKKKLQEIGLLPLCETAIWALSDFSSKAPNVGRSFDFVMVLRDGAHKRLDLYMSLLALLRTCGSIRTACITPDENIATMAAPLTDRILLRPSVEEMRDLYSDTKVFLLLSDHEGFALPPLEAMASGCVPLCRDCGGVSAYMQGILANNIVPLSHNLDQIAERACALAGDELLLSQLSCAARNEFEAGLLRSQETRAESLTMLAQIFSDPEPNGEPL; encoded by the coding sequence ATGAAGAACTCCTCTCAGGAGTGGACGGTATCCTTTCTTTTGCCAACTCTTCGGGTCGGCGGCGGAGTACGGGAAGCCATAAAACTTGCGAAAGATCTTCAGGACCGCGGTTGCGCTGTTCAGATCATCACCATGTGGTCACACCCTGCTGAGGGGGCAGCCACTGGCCTGCCTGTATTACATTTGCTTCCGTCTATGCCTACGAAGGCGGGCGCATGGAAAGACCTGCCGCGCATTGCATATCTTTTACGGAAGCACTTAAGACGTCGCACAGGAACGGCGAACCGCCGCAATATTTTATTCGCGACACATTTCTCGACGCTTCCATTTTTGTTCTTTGTCGCCAACCGAACCCGCTACGTGTTTGTTCAAGACCTTGAATGGACTTTTGTGGCGAGGGGCTGGAAGCAGCATCTGCTAAAAAGCGCGATACTGTTTTTTTATCGCTATACATCTCTGGTAGTCGCAAACCAATACCTCAAGAAAAAGCTTCAGGAAATCGGGCTCCTCCCCTTGTGTGAGACGGCAATCTGGGCCTTATCCGATTTTTCCAGCAAAGCCCCCAATGTGGGCAGGTCCTTTGATTTCGTGATGGTTCTGCGAGATGGGGCGCATAAGCGGCTCGATCTCTATATGAGTCTGCTTGCCCTTCTGCGCACATGTGGTTCTATACGGACAGCTTGTATTACGCCGGACGAAAACATCGCCACAATGGCGGCCCCTTTGACCGATCGGATTCTGCTGAGACCTTCTGTGGAGGAGATGCGGGATCTGTACTCCGACACGAAAGTTTTTCTATTGCTGAGCGATCACGAGGGATTTGCTCTTCCTCCACTGGAAGCAATGGCCTCTGGCTGCGTACCTCTTTGCCGCGATTGCGGAGGGGTGTCCGCCTATATGCAAGGAATTCTCGCGAACAACATCGTGCCGCTTTCTCATAATCTAGACCAGATTGCCGAGAGAGCATGCGCCTTAGCCGGAGATGAACTACTCCTGAGCCAATTGTCCTGCGCAGCGCGAAATGAGTTCGAAGCCGGCCTTCTCCGATCGCAGGAAACGCGAGCGGAAAGCTTAACCATGCTGGCGCAAATTTTCTCGGACCCAGAGCCTAACGGGGAGCCCCTGTAG
- a CDS encoding trypsin-like peptidase domain-containing protein — MRFRACLAAFLALPLSAAYAQSSAPKTSLAQFSDDLQALSAQVLPTVVRITAQVYVGDHEDNSAINPTASTGGSTNLPDTGLVTAGTAQGSGVLVSADGYILTNAHVIAGSARLRAEVRLLSGKQRSLPVTRVGLDEDTDLAVLKAEPPEGEEFAFLDIAHPPSAHQGQIAVAFGSPFGFERSVTMGIVSAVRRQSSPDDPRLWIQTDAAVNPGNSGGPLVDVRGGLIGINTLIYSESGGNEGIALAIPVETARSVYNAIRKDGHVTRSTFSVTTHALSRDLTRGLGLTGTQGVLVEDVWPAGSGERAGILPGDIVQEVNGKKITSIINYAQTVAALEPKKAVPVTILRGDKTLALKVEPDRAGSRARSLTSDISFGRNLIPRLEIFGITVDPDTPNEWNPIRSPQGVLVVARSSALRVAESSLRPHDVIHAVNGRPVISIESLRRELAQVPNREAVVLQIERDGNLSYVVVPPA; from the coding sequence ATGCGTTTTCGCGCGTGCCTGGCCGCTTTTCTTGCATTGCCTCTCTCTGCGGCATACGCGCAGAGCTCCGCCCCAAAGACATCGCTCGCCCAGTTCTCTGACGATCTGCAGGCTCTGTCGGCACAGGTGCTGCCGACGGTGGTTCGCATTACGGCGCAGGTGTATGTGGGCGACCACGAGGACAACTCCGCCATCAACCCGACGGCGAGCACAGGCGGCTCCACAAATCTTCCAGACACGGGACTGGTGACCGCCGGCACGGCACAGGGGTCGGGCGTACTGGTGTCGGCCGATGGCTACATTCTGACCAATGCCCACGTGATTGCCGGCAGCGCCAGGCTCCGTGCGGAGGTTCGCCTGCTCTCTGGCAAGCAGCGTTCGCTGCCCGTGACGCGCGTTGGACTGGACGAGGATACCGATCTTGCGGTGTTGAAGGCTGAGCCGCCGGAGGGTGAGGAGTTTGCGTTTCTGGATATTGCGCATCCGCCCTCAGCCCACCAGGGACAGATCGCTGTCGCCTTTGGCAGCCCGTTCGGCTTTGAGCGGTCGGTCACAATGGGGATTGTTTCAGCGGTGCGGCGGCAGTCCTCCCCGGACGATCCCCGGTTGTGGATCCAGACCGATGCAGCCGTGAATCCAGGCAACTCCGGCGGCCCGTTGGTGGATGTTCGCGGCGGATTGATCGGGATCAACACTCTGATCTACTCCGAGAGCGGAGGCAATGAAGGCATCGCCCTGGCGATCCCGGTTGAGACAGCGCGCTCGGTTTATAACGCGATCCGAAAGGATGGCCACGTCACCCGTTCGACCTTCTCCGTAACCACGCATGCGCTCTCCCGCGACCTGACACGGGGACTGGGGCTGACGGGGACACAGGGTGTGCTTGTCGAGGATGTGTGGCCGGCTGGCAGCGGAGAGCGGGCCGGCATTCTGCCGGGCGATATTGTGCAGGAGGTGAATGGGAAAAAAATCACCTCCATCATCAACTACGCGCAGACCGTAGCCGCCCTGGAGCCAAAGAAGGCCGTACCGGTAACAATTCTGCGGGGAGACAAAACGCTGGCCCTGAAGGTCGAGCCGGACCGCGCCGGATCCCGGGCCCGTTCTTTGACCTCCGACATCAGTTTTGGGCGCAACCTGATTCCGCGGCTGGAGATCTTCGGGATTACGGTTGATCCAGACACTCCGAATGAATGGAATCCGATCCGCAGCCCGCAGGGAGTGCTGGTGGTGGCCCGTTCCAGCGCACTGCGCGTTGCGGAGAGCAGCCTGCGGCCGCACGATGTGATCCACGCGGTCAACGGCAGGCCTGTGATCTCGATTGAGTCATTGCGGCGCGAACTGGCGCAGGTCCCCAACCGGGAAGCGGTGGTTCTACAGATTGAGCGCGACGGGAACCTGTCGTATGTCGTCGTTCCGCCGGCGTAG
- a CDS encoding CYCXC family (seleno)protein, whose amino-acid sequence MKKRFLAAAGMAALTLAAYAQWSNPANDIPAYNAAPPRGVLPPVMAGKQLTGEYFSHPYQVKTYQMAAKISPVLHQLPCYCRCDRSMGHNSLHSCFEGTHGAACSTCMKEAAFAYQQTKAGKTPAQIRAAIERGEWMNLDLEKAGL is encoded by the coding sequence ATGAAAAAGCGCTTTCTGGCTGCAGCTGGCATGGCTGCCCTGACCCTTGCTGCCTATGCTCAGTGGTCGAACCCCGCCAACGATATTCCCGCGTACAACGCTGCTCCACCCCGTGGAGTTCTGCCGCCGGTCATGGCTGGCAAGCAGCTGACGGGCGAGTATTTTTCTCATCCATACCAGGTGAAGACCTACCAGATGGCGGCCAAAATCTCCCCCGTGCTGCACCAGCTTCCCTGCTACTGCCGCTGCGACCGCTCCATGGGCCACAACAGCCTGCATAGCTGCTTTGAGGGAACGCACGGCGCGGCCTGCTCCACCTGCATGAAGGAGGCAGCCTTTGCCTACCAGCAGACGAAGGCGGGAAAGACACCGGCGCAGATTCGCGCGGCAATTGAGCGCGGCGAGTGGATGAACCTGGACCTGGAGAAGGCCGGCCTCTGA
- a CDS encoding glycosyltransferase family 4 protein: MKVLISSGAGKLHFNDTALAAASANVDVGFITGWIPRERDRFWVDALGKLIGENSLFNRLRLRAVARPGLKNIEVIWPEVAGGLLQVGTKLKLLDPMASWGQAFILAGRASRKHLHGADIFHVRSGAGRGGAIARARFEGMKILVDHSIAHPYAMEELLRPEYERAKLPPEEFRKAGLWKIVLEDCMDADRLLVNSHFVRRTFIEQGYDQDRIDVGYLGVRESYFGLKQKYEIEGRLKVLFTGSFSLRKGARSLLEAMRILRASGVDAELHIVGNITDGAVWIEEGDSVFLRHTPFAAPESLFPLLASSDLFVFPTLAEGCSRSAMEAAAAGMPVITTENCGLPLQHGSSVVYTPVNDAQTLAAEIARLAGSVEERARLGRNGANTIAQEYTWADYGRVLRSIYTRMLA, encoded by the coding sequence ATGAAAGTCCTTATCTCCTCGGGAGCGGGGAAGCTTCACTTCAATGACACCGCACTTGCAGCCGCCTCCGCAAACGTAGACGTTGGCTTTATTACAGGCTGGATTCCGCGTGAGAGGGACCGTTTCTGGGTGGATGCACTCGGGAAACTTATCGGAGAAAACTCTCTTTTTAATCGCCTGCGCCTACGGGCCGTCGCACGACCTGGTCTGAAGAATATTGAGGTTATCTGGCCTGAAGTGGCTGGCGGTCTTCTCCAGGTCGGGACAAAGCTGAAGCTTCTGGATCCGATGGCTTCCTGGGGGCAGGCATTCATTCTTGCCGGACGTGCGAGCCGGAAGCATCTTCATGGTGCGGATATTTTTCATGTCCGCAGCGGAGCAGGCCGCGGAGGTGCAATCGCACGAGCACGTTTCGAAGGGATGAAAATCCTTGTTGACCACTCCATTGCGCATCCGTATGCGATGGAGGAGCTTCTACGGCCCGAGTATGAACGAGCGAAGCTTCCACCTGAAGAATTTCGCAAAGCAGGCCTTTGGAAGATTGTGCTTGAAGATTGTATGGATGCGGACCGACTACTGGTTAACTCGCACTTCGTACGGCGTACCTTCATTGAGCAGGGGTACGATCAAGACCGCATCGACGTTGGATATCTTGGAGTCCGGGAGAGCTACTTTGGTTTGAAGCAGAAGTACGAAATTGAAGGCAGACTGAAGGTTTTGTTTACCGGTAGCTTTTCACTTCGGAAGGGGGCGCGTTCTCTTCTGGAGGCAATGCGTATCCTGCGGGCAAGCGGAGTGGATGCAGAACTGCATATTGTGGGTAATATAACGGACGGTGCAGTCTGGATTGAGGAGGGAGATTCGGTCTTTTTGCGGCATACACCGTTTGCCGCGCCTGAATCTCTTTTTCCCTTGTTGGCATCTTCTGATCTATTCGTTTTTCCAACACTGGCTGAGGGTTGCTCCCGTTCGGCCATGGAAGCTGCCGCCGCAGGAATGCCAGTCATTACAACAGAGAACTGCGGTCTTCCTCTCCAGCATGGAAGCTCCGTTGTCTATACTCCGGTGAACGATGCGCAGACTCTCGCAGCGGAGATTGCCCGGCTTGCAGGCTCCGTTGAGGAACGTGCACGCCTCGGCAGGAATGGGGCTAACACGATTGCGCAAGAGTACACGTGGGCGGACTATGGCCGCGTCCTACGGTCTATCTATACGCGTATGCTTGCGTGA
- a CDS encoding O-antigen ligase family protein, with amino-acid sequence MTGLEQGVAVPPSSGSLKWHDATYVFLLMLLLPMDWFAPTGALLREFGAKPAVPLMVLASLALIAKAPGYYLRLTPSETRIARPLAVTLLLGSAAFFLNMLLRWSAFGREKNPAVQFVGQGGLYAAFLLVVVVHQRYFQVEARRKLAMRMLAPVALVYLAAVFADALGLLSHSHGLLALFRSEAGYDDVRPAGLLSEPSYFGAFAGMYGTPLMFVRMGRKRWPYVTLGILLFLASLLIRAKTFLPVIAAQFLVLLLCRKRPGKSRLIPATIGLVALVLIAMFLVVSNSALDLQENLSSAMRFGSALLCLRASLAGYGLTGIGFGQFHFFYRPEFAPSFLMNSYEALSSMAPGAASRASAFNLYARILLEAGVGGLATFLLAMYRVIKEARIGWSFQAEFGILIVVGSLGFLLTQDSLFLPSLAMGVAFLSGLRASLQIPQPDILPNQATR; translated from the coding sequence GTGACAGGTCTCGAACAAGGCGTTGCGGTGCCCCCTTCGTCCGGTTCGTTGAAGTGGCATGATGCCACATATGTATTTTTATTGATGCTTCTTCTGCCGATGGACTGGTTTGCGCCTACAGGAGCACTTTTGCGCGAGTTTGGCGCTAAGCCAGCCGTTCCCTTGATGGTTCTGGCAAGTCTTGCATTAATTGCAAAAGCTCCGGGCTACTATTTACGACTGACACCATCAGAGACACGTATCGCCCGTCCGCTTGCCGTGACTCTCCTTCTGGGCAGCGCTGCGTTTTTTCTGAACATGCTTCTGCGATGGTCAGCGTTTGGCCGGGAAAAGAACCCTGCCGTGCAGTTTGTAGGACAGGGCGGGCTGTACGCTGCTTTTTTGCTGGTTGTTGTGGTACACCAACGTTATTTTCAAGTAGAAGCCAGACGAAAGCTGGCCATGCGGATGCTCGCACCAGTGGCTTTAGTTTATCTAGCTGCCGTTTTTGCCGATGCCCTTGGACTGCTCAGCCACTCGCATGGCCTGCTTGCCTTATTCCGCTCGGAGGCGGGGTACGACGATGTCCGGCCGGCTGGCCTGTTGAGCGAACCTTCTTATTTTGGAGCGTTTGCGGGGATGTATGGCACACCTCTTATGTTCGTACGCATGGGACGCAAGAGATGGCCTTACGTTACTCTAGGGATCCTTCTCTTTTTGGCCAGCCTTCTCATTCGAGCAAAGACGTTTCTTCCGGTCATTGCGGCTCAGTTCCTCGTATTGCTGCTCTGCCGCAAACGTCCTGGCAAGTCGCGGCTTATTCCGGCTACGATTGGTCTTGTTGCGCTTGTTCTTATTGCCATGTTCCTGGTTGTCAGCAACTCGGCGCTGGATCTGCAGGAGAACCTGAGCAGCGCAATGCGCTTCGGGTCGGCGCTGCTGTGTCTGCGAGCAAGTCTTGCGGGATATGGGCTAACCGGTATTGGGTTCGGGCAGTTCCATTTTTTTTACCGGCCAGAGTTCGCGCCCTCGTTTCTGATGAACTCTTACGAGGCCCTGAGTTCGATGGCTCCAGGCGCTGCTTCGCGTGCATCAGCCTTCAATCTGTACGCAAGGATTCTGCTGGAAGCAGGAGTTGGGGGATTGGCTACCTTTCTGCTAGCCATGTACCGGGTTATCAAAGAGGCTCGTATTGGTTGGTCTTTTCAGGCAGAGTTTGGCATACTGATCGTCGTTGGAAGCCTTGGATTCTTGCTAACTCAGGATTCACTCTTCCTCCCCTCGCTTGCGATGGGAGTAGCGTTTCTTTCCGGGTTACGAGCATCTCTGCAAATACCCCAGCCTGATATTTTGCCTAACCAAGCGACTCGATGA